A single window of Zea mays cultivar B73 chromosome 10, Zm-B73-REFERENCE-NAM-5.0, whole genome shotgun sequence DNA harbors:
- the LOC100275829 gene encoding uncharacterized protein isoform X1, translating to MAMAAATGTVVLVDAALAPYEHPDLRWLVRKHVLAVLQDFPTLSPSVDTYTSDSGASAVLLNARGLLTVSPALPPVLLTLWLPLEYPYLPPLVYVFPAAPPASLARDHPFVDHRTGRVRQTLPYLEDWAVPRSSVAGLVRSLVGALRMCHPLTSRFGSVVHATATARATTTTTPTPEEEEQERMHAALLDELVSRLGRDAAAFRGHVDEDIHALSSSQGNLRARADAMDRAVRDLEGERMRLERAVTASLSHRGELLSWLHKTSCAPDDAGAALLLAPHGAAGGDAPRWLESKASELAMDDTVDALGRALEDGERVIGFHEYIKRVKVLAREQFFHCYAASTSMSKRSPPPDATSPLI from the exons ATGGCGATGGCAGCAGCCACCGGCACGGTGGTGCTGGTAGACGCGGCCCTGGCCCCGTACGAGCACCCTGACCTCCGGTGGCTTGTGCGGAAGCATGTCCTCGCCGTACTCCAGGACTTCCCCACGCTGTCGCCGTCCGTCGACACCTACACCAGCGACAGCGGCGCGTCCGCCGTGCTGCTCAACGCGCGGGGCCTCCTCACCGTCTCCCCCGCCCTGCCACCGGTCCTTCTCACCCTATGGCTTCCCCTGGAGTACCCGTACCTGCCGCCGCTCGTCTACGTCTTCCCCGCCGCGCCGCCGGCTTCGCTCGCCCGCGACCACCCCTTCGTGGACCACCGCACCGGGCGCGTCCGCCAAACCCTGCCCTACCTTGAGGACTGGGCCGTGCCGCGCTCCAGCGTCGCCGGACTCGTGCGGAGCCTCGTTGGTGCCCTGAGGATGTGCCACCCGCTGACGTCGCGCTTCGGCTCCGTCGTCCACGCCACGGCCACGGCcagagcgacgacgacgacgacgccgacgccggaggaggaggagcaggagcgcATGCACGCGGCGCTGCTCGACGAGCTCGTCTCCAGGCTGGGCAGggacgcggccgccttccgcggcCACGTGGACGAGGACATACATGCCTTGTCCTCCAGCCAAGGCAACCTCCGAGCGCGGGCCGACGCCATGGACCGCGCCGTCCGCGACCTCGAAGGCGAGAGGATGCGGCTGGAGCGCGCCGTGACGGCCAGCCTTAGTCACCGCGGCGAGCTGCTGTCCTGGCTGCACAAGACGAGCTGCGCGCCCGACGACGCCGGAGCAGCACTACTCCTGGCACCGCACGGGGCGGCGGGCGGCGACGCGCCAAGGTGGCTTGAGAGCAAGGCGTCGGAGCTCGCCATGGACGACACCGTCGacgcccttggccgcgccctcgAGGACGGCGAGCGCGTCATCGGCTTCCACGAGTACATCAAGCGTGTCAAGGTGCTTGCTCGGGAGCAGTTTTTCCATTGCTACGCAGCATCCACCTCGATGAGCAAG CGTTCTCCGCCGCCGGACGCCACCTCCCCTTTGATTTAG
- the LOC100275829 gene encoding uncharacterized protein isoform X2: MAMAAATGTVVLVDAALAPYEHPDLRWLVRKHVLAVLQDFPTLSPSVDTYTSDSGASAVLLNARGLLTVSPALPPVLLTLWLPLEYPYLPPLVYVFPAAPPASLARDHPFVDHRTGRVRQTLPYLEDWAVPRSSVAGLVRSLVGALRMCHPLTSRFGSVVHATATARATTTTTPTPEEEEQERMHAALLDELVSRLGRDAAAFRGHVDEDIHALSSSQGNLRARADAMDRAVRDLEGERMRLERAVTASLSHRGELLSWLHKTSCAPDDAGAALLLAPHGAAGGDAPRWLESKASELAMDDTVDALGRALEDGERVIGFHEYIKRVKRSPPPDATSPLI; this comes from the exons ATGGCGATGGCAGCAGCCACCGGCACGGTGGTGCTGGTAGACGCGGCCCTGGCCCCGTACGAGCACCCTGACCTCCGGTGGCTTGTGCGGAAGCATGTCCTCGCCGTACTCCAGGACTTCCCCACGCTGTCGCCGTCCGTCGACACCTACACCAGCGACAGCGGCGCGTCCGCCGTGCTGCTCAACGCGCGGGGCCTCCTCACCGTCTCCCCCGCCCTGCCACCGGTCCTTCTCACCCTATGGCTTCCCCTGGAGTACCCGTACCTGCCGCCGCTCGTCTACGTCTTCCCCGCCGCGCCGCCGGCTTCGCTCGCCCGCGACCACCCCTTCGTGGACCACCGCACCGGGCGCGTCCGCCAAACCCTGCCCTACCTTGAGGACTGGGCCGTGCCGCGCTCCAGCGTCGCCGGACTCGTGCGGAGCCTCGTTGGTGCCCTGAGGATGTGCCACCCGCTGACGTCGCGCTTCGGCTCCGTCGTCCACGCCACGGCCACGGCcagagcgacgacgacgacgacgccgacgccggaggaggaggagcaggagcgcATGCACGCGGCGCTGCTCGACGAGCTCGTCTCCAGGCTGGGCAGggacgcggccgccttccgcggcCACGTGGACGAGGACATACATGCCTTGTCCTCCAGCCAAGGCAACCTCCGAGCGCGGGCCGACGCCATGGACCGCGCCGTCCGCGACCTCGAAGGCGAGAGGATGCGGCTGGAGCGCGCCGTGACGGCCAGCCTTAGTCACCGCGGCGAGCTGCTGTCCTGGCTGCACAAGACGAGCTGCGCGCCCGACGACGCCGGAGCAGCACTACTCCTGGCACCGCACGGGGCGGCGGGCGGCGACGCGCCAAGGTGGCTTGAGAGCAAGGCGTCGGAGCTCGCCATGGACGACACCGTCGacgcccttggccgcgccctcgAGGACGGCGAGCGCGTCATCGGCTTCCACGAGTACATCAAGCGTGTCAAG CGTTCTCCGCCGCCGGACGCCACCTCCCCTTTGATTTAG